One genomic region from Solwaraspora sp. WMMD792 encodes:
- a CDS encoding arginase family protein: MTSILVPYHLDEYLPELDVPGSAETTVMPSLPDGTRWARMAWLYGAVAVTVAGTVSAGHRPLVLSGDCTTALGVVAGLQRAGVDPTVVWLDAHGDLQSPETTSSGYLGGMPLRLLTGHRRDLIATALDLRPVAEADIVLADGRDLDPPEADQLRRSAIRHRPVGDVADAVGQLPDRPIYLHLDADVVDPVELPGLRFPAPGGPHLAEVADAVTAVLDTGRVAAVGVACTWDPGHGAAGRLGPLVKEILRRLS, from the coding sequence GTGACGAGCATCCTGGTGCCCTACCATCTCGACGAGTACCTGCCTGAGCTGGACGTGCCGGGGTCGGCGGAGACGACCGTGATGCCGTCGCTGCCCGACGGCACCCGGTGGGCGCGGATGGCCTGGCTGTACGGGGCGGTCGCGGTGACCGTCGCCGGTACGGTGTCCGCCGGGCACCGCCCGCTGGTCCTCTCCGGCGACTGCACCACCGCCCTCGGAGTGGTGGCCGGTCTGCAACGTGCCGGCGTCGACCCGACGGTGGTCTGGCTCGACGCCCACGGCGACCTGCAGTCCCCGGAGACGACCAGCAGCGGCTACCTGGGCGGGATGCCGCTGCGGCTGCTGACCGGTCACCGCCGCGACCTGATCGCGACGGCGCTGGACCTGCGGCCGGTCGCCGAGGCCGACATCGTGCTCGCAGACGGCCGGGACCTCGACCCGCCGGAAGCCGACCAGCTGCGGCGGTCGGCGATCCGGCACCGGCCGGTCGGGGACGTCGCCGACGCGGTCGGTCAGCTGCCGGACCGGCCGATCTACCTGCATCTGGACGCCGACGTCGTCGACCCGGTCGAGCTGCCCGGGCTGCGCTTCCCGGCACCGGGCGGCCCGCACCTGGCCGAGGTCGCCGACGCGGTGACCGCCGTGCTGGACACCGGGCGGGTGGCCGCCGTCGGCGTCGCCTGCACCTGGGACCCGGGCCACGGCGCAGCCGGCCGGCTCGGCCCGCTGGTCAAGGAGATCCTCCGCCGGCTGTCGTGA
- the atzF gene encoding allophanate hydrolase: protein MTSTAPDGVAAATRTAQLAADPAQPIWITLLDPAEVDDAAGRVDPDAPLAGTAVAVKDNLDLAGHPTTAGCPALAERPAASSAAAVRRLTDAGAVVIGKTNLDQFATGLVGTRSPYGACHSVASAAHVSGGSSSGSALAVATGLVPLALGTDTAGSGRVPAAFNGIVGVKPTRGLVSTVGVLPACAGLDCVTTFTRTVAEARPALAALTWADPDDPWSRPVPTQPPHGVADRMRVVAVPDRPLDLDPVHETAWRAALRRLRTVAAHVVEVDVTAFLAAARLLYDGPWLAARWAAFGHLLEPDGPHLDPTVRAIVRRGRDIAGPDVFAGLDRLAALRRRTEQVWSDVDALLLPVTPGHPTLAEVAADPVGVNARLGQFTNFVNLLDLCAVAVPAGARTDGLPFGVQFVAPAFADAPLLDLAALWCGESVTTPADEPTGTTTVAVAGAHLTGLPLNPQLVELGGRLAYRARTAPGYRLYRLVGPGLPRPGLVRTGDGPAGGIAVEVWRLPHQAVGALLGTVPPPLGLGSVELDDGSRVTGFLAEEHGVRDAVDVTAAGGWRAAVADAEVRTAGDVRPAGGVTTAGGGSP, encoded by the coding sequence GTGACATCGACCGCACCGGACGGCGTGGCCGCCGCTACCCGCACCGCACAGCTGGCGGCCGACCCTGCCCAGCCGATCTGGATCACCCTGCTCGACCCGGCCGAGGTCGACGACGCCGCCGGCCGGGTCGACCCGGACGCCCCGCTGGCCGGCACCGCCGTCGCCGTGAAGGACAACCTGGACCTCGCCGGGCACCCCACCACCGCCGGCTGTCCGGCCCTGGCCGAGCGGCCGGCCGCGTCGTCGGCCGCCGCGGTACGCCGGCTGACCGACGCCGGTGCCGTGGTCATCGGCAAGACCAACCTGGACCAGTTCGCCACCGGGCTGGTCGGCACCCGCAGCCCGTACGGCGCCTGCCACAGCGTCGCCAGCGCCGCGCACGTCAGCGGCGGCAGCAGCTCCGGCAGCGCCCTCGCCGTCGCCACCGGACTGGTGCCGCTGGCGTTGGGCACCGACACCGCCGGTTCCGGCCGGGTACCGGCCGCCTTCAACGGCATCGTCGGGGTCAAACCGACCCGGGGGCTGGTCTCCACGGTCGGCGTGCTGCCCGCCTGCGCCGGACTGGACTGTGTCACCACCTTCACCCGTACCGTCGCCGAAGCCCGACCGGCGCTCGCCGCCCTCACCTGGGCCGACCCCGACGACCCGTGGTCCCGGCCGGTGCCGACCCAGCCGCCGCACGGGGTCGCCGACCGGATGCGGGTGGTCGCGGTCCCGGACCGGCCGCTGGACCTCGACCCGGTGCACGAGACCGCCTGGCGGGCGGCGCTGCGGCGGCTGCGTACCGTCGCCGCGCACGTGGTCGAGGTCGACGTCACCGCGTTCCTGGCCGCCGCCCGGCTGCTCTACGACGGGCCGTGGCTGGCCGCCCGCTGGGCCGCGTTCGGGCACCTGCTGGAGCCGGACGGCCCGCACCTCGACCCGACGGTACGGGCCATCGTGCGGCGGGGCCGCGACATCGCCGGGCCGGACGTCTTCGCCGGGCTGGACCGGCTCGCGGCGCTGCGCCGCCGCACCGAGCAGGTATGGTCCGACGTGGACGCACTACTGCTGCCGGTCACCCCCGGCCACCCGACCCTGGCCGAGGTCGCCGCCGACCCGGTCGGCGTCAACGCCCGGCTGGGCCAGTTCACCAACTTCGTCAACCTGCTCGACCTGTGTGCGGTCGCCGTACCGGCCGGGGCCCGCACCGACGGGCTGCCGTTCGGTGTCCAGTTCGTCGCCCCGGCCTTCGCCGACGCGCCGCTGCTCGACCTGGCCGCGCTCTGGTGCGGCGAGTCGGTGACCACCCCGGCCGACGAGCCGACCGGGACGACCACCGTGGCGGTGGCCGGCGCACACCTGACCGGGCTGCCGCTGAACCCGCAGCTCGTCGAGCTGGGCGGGCGGCTGGCCTACCGGGCCCGGACCGCCCCCGGTTACCGGCTCTACCGGCTCGTCGGGCCGGGGCTGCCCCGCCCCGGGCTGGTCCGCACCGGTGACGGACCGGCCGGCGGGATCGCCGTCGAGGTGTGGCGGCTGCCGCACCAGGCGGTCGGCGCGCTGCTCGGCACCGTACCGCCGCCGCTCGGGCTCGGCTCGGTCGAACTCGACGACGGCAGCCGGGTCACCGGTTTCCTCGCCGAGGAGCACGGCGTACGGGACGCGGTCGACGTCACCGCCGCCGGTGGCTGGCGGGCCGCCGTCGCCGACGCCGAAGTCAGGACAGCCGGCGACGTCAGGCCAGCCGGCGGTGTCACGACAGCCGGCGGAGGATCTCCTTGA